One genomic region from Saprospiraceae bacterium encodes:
- a CDS encoding FHA domain-containing protein — translation MKWRKIAKNQEISIRRGDNITLADIASLEWSRIPQIIFPSNIDRVINIGRAPENAYVTKSESTGRNHACLIITRNNKIFILDQSKNGTKVNGDRLPVYQFRQVNKGQKIILGNDEILDWTKIGVPGLTGKQKLMLAGIGVITLLSLLMWLNWDKIIIPPPPEPVKTAQDFSKSIVMVYNQFFLYFKGCQRKYIFPRAK, via the coding sequence ATTAAATGGCGCAAGATTGCCAAAAATCAAGAAATAAGTATCCGTCGAGGTGACAATATAACTTTAGCTGATATAGCTTCTCTAGAGTGGTCGCGAATACCTCAAATTATTTTTCCATCAAACATAGACAGAGTAATTAACATAGGTCGTGCCCCTGAGAATGCATATGTTACCAAGTCTGAATCTACAGGAAGAAATCATGCTTGTTTAATTATTACTAGAAACAATAAAATCTTTATCTTAGATCAGAGCAAAAATGGCACCAAAGTAAATGGTGACCGTTTGCCAGTTTATCAATTTAGGCAAGTTAATAAAGGTCAAAAAATAATTTTAGGTAATGACGAGATTTTAGATTGGACAAAGATTGGGGTGCCAGGTCTAACTGGTAAACAAAAACTTATGCTTGCTGGAATTGGGGTCATTACTCTACTATCCTTATTAATGTGGTTAAACTGGGATAAGATTATTATTCCACCACCTCCCGAGCCAGTCAAGACAGCTCAAGATTTTAGTAAGTCCATTGTGATGGTGTACAATCAATTTTTTTTATACTTTAAAGGATGCCAAAGGAAATACATCTTTCCTAGGGCAAAATAA
- a CDS encoding FHA domain-containing protein → MIKFTIGRDPDNRYVIFDPNCVISSHHITISQYPDGRLTIQDTSTNGTTLNGARLPKIKK, encoded by the coding sequence ATGATAAAATTCACAATTGGTCGCGATCCGGATAACCGATATGTCATCTTTGATCCTAACTGTGTTATAAGCAGTCACCATATTACCATAAGTCAGTATCCTGATGGACGACTTACCATACAAGATACCAGTACAAATGGAACAACATTAAATGGCGCAAGATTGCCAAAAATCAAGAAATAA
- a CDS encoding serine/threonine-protein phosphatase, whose product MSLGLNYIVSEISDIGGRSNQQDYFGKVRTQHGSLFVVADGMGGRNGGSIASEIAVKIVLNEFVSQKSVDILDSIRHSLHLANRIILQRGQEDENLIGMGTTIAILFLNDIFAKTFHIGDSRVYQFRDEDIVFCTTDHSKVSELVMNGIINPEKLEFTMNLIF is encoded by the coding sequence ATGAGCTTAGGATTAAATTATATAGTTTCGGAGATAAGTGATATTGGTGGGCGGAGCAATCAACAAGACTATTTTGGCAAGGTAAGGACCCAACATGGTTCTCTATTTGTTGTAGCCGACGGTATGGGTGGTAGAAATGGTGGATCTATTGCATCTGAGATTGCTGTTAAAATAGTTTTAAATGAATTTGTGTCTCAAAAAAGTGTCGATATACTGGACAGTATCAGGCATTCTTTGCATTTGGCAAACCGTATAATTCTTCAGAGAGGACAAGAGGATGAAAATTTAATAGGAATGGGTACCACAATTGCAATCTTATTCCTTAACGATATTTTTGCCAAGACATTTCATATTGGGGACAGTAGGGTGTATCAATTCCGCGATGAGGATATTGTTTTTTGCACTACTGATCATAGCAAAGTATCGGAGTTGGTAATGAATGGTATAATAAATCCAGAGAAGCTAGAGTTCACCATGAATCTAATATTTTAA
- a CDS encoding serine/threonine protein kinase produces the protein MEVTLFGNIDKYTFDPDDQASFIGRGGMSNVFKGYRVSDSQELAIKVLHRNMASSAFVQFLTVIASTVRIQHSNVMKMYELIYQDGIYHVICKYYRGSLLSDLIESGETKKMHKTTAWVIMSGMLDGLYALHSNFPKIIHRDIKPSNILITKDSLPVILDFGIAKVDVQRIDEYGSIVETNRPLGTPDFSSPEQLNGNVIDATSDLYAAAITFHRLLSGSLKSSISSAIASSENDKPLIRHPNIPESVYKILKKATDLNPLNRFQDALSMKQALESEYINFWSKIFKST, from the coding sequence ATGGAAGTAACCCTATTCGGTAATATAGATAAATATACATTTGATCCAGATGATCAAGCTTCTTTCATTGGCCGGGGGGGAATGAGTAATGTGTTTAAAGGATATCGAGTATCTGATTCTCAGGAATTAGCAATAAAAGTACTTCATCGTAATATGGCGTCCAGCGCCTTCGTGCAATTTCTTACAGTTATAGCATCTACAGTACGGATTCAACACTCAAATGTTATGAAAATGTACGAACTAATTTATCAGGATGGCATTTATCATGTTATCTGCAAGTATTACAGGGGTAGTTTATTAAGTGATTTGATTGAGTCAGGGGAAACCAAAAAAATGCATAAGACGACAGCCTGGGTAATAATGTCTGGCATGTTAGATGGACTTTATGCCTTGCATTCAAATTTTCCAAAGATTATACATCGGGATATAAAGCCAAGTAATATCCTAATCACCAAAGATTCATTACCTGTTATTTTGGACTTTGGAATTGCTAAAGTAGATGTTCAAAGAATTGATGAATATGGAAGTATAGTTGAAACAAACAGACCATTAGGTACACCGGATTTTTCTTCTCCAGAGCAACTAAACGGAAATGTAATAGACGCAACTTCAGATCTTTATGCAGCAGCAATAACCTTTCACAGACTATTATCTGGAAGTTTGAAATCTTCTATCTCCAGTGCAATTGCCAGTTCGGAGAATGATAAGCCCTTAATTAGGCACCCAAATATTCCCGAATCCGTATATAAGATTTTGAAAAAAGCGACCGATCTAAACCCTCTAAATCGATTCCAGGATGCTTTATCTATGAAACAAGCCCTTGAATCTGAATATATTAATTTTTGGTCAAAAATATTTAAATCCACATGA